In Lepeophtheirus salmonis unplaced genomic scaffold, UVic_Lsal_1.4 unplaced_contig_18362_pilon, whole genome shotgun sequence, one genomic interval encodes:
- the LOC121118499 gene encoding LOW QUALITY PROTEIN: uncharacterized protein (The sequence of the model RefSeq protein was modified relative to this genomic sequence to represent the inferred CDS: inserted 1 base in 1 codon), producing MFQEMDTAEDFCLRWNDHHKLIWGTMERLLGNQNMTDVTLSLYNGQNFKAHRLVLSACSPYFEDLFSGHDPRVYAVVYLKGINPFHMQLLLQYMYRGXVNVEESEILSLLAAAKDLQIRGLTEAAENICHRQKVKEEVKDYEVVEQDNVSMNDNSLSENVDPANVDTNSCLLKSSSSEERDSPPVSINVPSKSCKSIVKKSTSPGGSDNVCVECGKVFSHRWMLERHSTTHSGIQRFVCSICERKFSHQASAARHIKNVHKEKNTHYLINKLEGSTIRTKVEEVFQND from the exons ATGTTTCAAGAGATGGACACGGCAGAAGACTTTTGCCTACGATGGAACGATCACCACAAACTGATTTGGGGCACTATGGAGCGGCTTCTGGGGAATCAAAACATGACTGACGTGACTTTATCACTCTACAATGGACAAAACTTCAAGGCACATCGACTTGTGCTAAGTGCCTGCTCTCCCTATTTTGAAG ATTTATTTTCTGGTCATGATCCACGAGTCTATGCTGTGGTTTATCTCAAGGGCATTAACCCCTTCCACATGCAACTTTTGCTTCAATACATGTACCGAG AAGTGAATGTTGAAGAGTCTGAGATTCTAAGCTTACTCGCAGCAGCCAAAGATCTCCAGATTAGAGGTCTCACAGAAGCTGCAGAAAATATTTGTCATCGTCAGAAAGTGAAGGAAGAAGTCAAAGACTATGAAGTCGTGGAACAAGACAATGTATCCATGAATGATAATTCACTCTCAGAAAATGTTGATCCAGCCAATGTTGATACTAATTCCTGTCTCCTCAAATCGTCATCTTCGGAGGAAAGAGATTCACCCCCAGTGTCCATCAATGTTCCATCAAAGAGTTGTAAAAGT ATCGTTAAGAAAAGTACCTCTCCTGGAGGATCCGACAATGTTTGTGTGGAATGTGGTAAAGTCTTTTCTCATCGTTGGATGCTAGAAAGGCATAGTACTACACATTCTGGGATACAAAGATTCGTTTGCTCAATTTGCGAACGTAAGTTTTCTCATCAGGCTTCAGCTGCTCGACACatcaaaaatgttcataaagaaaaaaatacccattatttaataaataaattggaaggAAGCACAATTAGAACTAAGGTGGAAGAAGTATTTCAAAATGACTAG